The DNA window ATCATGTCGCCGGTGTGATAAGCAGCAAGGGCTTTTATTTCTTGATGATGACGAGTAGATAGATGAGATAGCAGATGGAGCTAGCTGAGCTCAAGATAGACAGATAGATAGATTACTTACTAGGTGTAGATAAGATAGATAGGTTACTTACTTGTGTGCATAGCATAGGAGATAAAAGGATCTCGATAGATAGATCAGTTGGGAATTTGGGATGGATCATGTCGCCCATGCCTTTGCATTTCGTCGAACGCCTTGCGTGCGTGCAGGCAAGGCTCCAGGGCTCCAGGCAGAAATGAGCAGCCATCAAGAGGGCCATCCACTGAAAATGTGAAATCAAAGAATAGGACAATTGGACCTTTTAGTCCAACAAAAGATTAATCAGGCCGAGATCCAATATCATCAATTGTATCATCAATCATAAATTTTACTATGTATGTAGACACAATGCATATCTAAATGCATAGCAAATTCTATAaatctagatttgccaaaacgactTACTAAAACAACTTACTAATTGGAACAGAGGGAGTAGCTTATACATGTTGATGTGGTTGCCTAATGAAATGAAATGTTGTCTCAAAAGACATGAACGCCAGGCGCAGAGTCTCTCTCTACCCAAGCTCGATTTTCATATTACTTGATAACATCTCTGGTCCACACCAATTCAAACATTCAGCTTCTCTCTTCTACATGATATGATGATATTTAGCATGTCAGCACATGTATCATACTACTATATATGACCAGTGACTTGCTTACTACACCTCCCAATTATCCAAGGCAACCCATGTTGGCGCAGCTTTGAAATCACTACAAACATCTCTGAGCACAGAAACAAGAGAGTGGCAGTATGTTTTTTCAAAGGAGTATCCTGTATGTTGCCACGCCAACGACCTCTCTCATGGCTCCGTGTCCACTGCAGCACTGTCATCTTGATGGCTCTCCTCCTCATACTGGGCCTTTGGCTCCAAGTCGATAAATTGGTTTGAGTTGTTGGCCAGATGCGATATGCTCACTCTCCCCTGTTTCCTGATGTACTCTGCAACAGCCTTCATCTCCTCGGTGGATATGTAGATGAACTTCCCACGGTCATCCATCACACCAGATAACCTATCTGTTAAATTCAAAACAAAAGGCTCATCAGACTAAATAATGCTGAGGGCTTTAGTGGCAGGCAAGTTTCTCACACATGCCACAATATGCAGCTAAAAAATCATATAGATAGCATCAGGAGGGCTATTAAGGCTGAGTCATAGACCAAAGGACACAGGACCAAAGTTACACAAGAGTCACATACCCATGCTTTCCAGAGTCACGATCCGGTTGATGCAATCCTGCAAAATAGTGTAGTGTAGTACTGAGAAGCAAGGTAAATTAATGACTATAGGATGTCAGCCTCATGCAGCAGTGATGTCAAAGGATGAGGAATAAAAGGTTCAGGAAATTATCATTTCACAGTTCCAAACAGTCTACTAGCTGAAAATGTTTGTCATAAAACAAGAATAAAAACCAAAAGAAAATTACACTTGGGGACAAAAGACATTGCAAAATTTTTTATGCCCCAAAGTCCTGCAAATCCCAACTAATGATGATTATATGGAGGTGTTTTTCGGTCCATATTCTAAAAACAATAATGCCTCGTGTCAGACACTGCCTCAGGATAAAGGTCACTGGCAGCGTTTGGGAGATATCCTAAAATGTTGCCGGTTATCCTTGCTTGCTGGTTTGCCGAAAAAAATGAGCCCCATGTGGGCCTCGGATTTCTATGCATGGCATGCGGCATATATGGTGAGACTAGTCCCAAGTATCTGcgtcggatacatatttagttAAATTAAAAGGCAGAAATATAAAGGGAAAAAATTAAGGCAAGGCAATTATCAGATGAAGGAAAAGTTGAGGGCTTGAGGCAGCTTGACAGTTGACAAATGCCCCACGTAATTGGGTTACAAGACATATCATTCTTTAAATGCCAGCTTAATAGTGCAAAAGAATGTAGAAAACAGGGTATCAAATTTAAGCTATCAGCACCTATCAAATGGATCTTATCATTATTTCTATTTGAACATGATAGGGCATCGGAAGTTAATTAAGTTATTCATAACAAGACCTCGAGTCTCAAATGCGTAGACTTTGAGTACCTGGGTTCTCATCCTGAACTCTGCCGCCAGGTCCTCAAGGGGAACACACTTCTGCTTCTGGAAAGTTTAGGGAAAAAAAATAACAACTAAGTTTTTCAGTTTACATAGCAAAGCATATCATACCAAACAGGCAACCAGTATACTCAACATCGTCGCAGCACAATACAGCATGCTTCAAATACTATTTAGCAACCTATGGTAAGGTGCATTATCATAATAATCAATTTCAGACTTCTAGATAAAAATAGACACAATGGTAGCTGTGTGCAAACTAGAGGGCAAACAAAGCACAAAATAAGTATATGGACTGGGATATGTAATGGTTTATTGCGAaggagattttttttttgtcaaaTTCAAGAATAATCATGGAGACTTAAAGTTGCACATTTATGAGGGCATAAATTGAAGGCACTTGCTTCATAAACAGTGTACCTTGATGTATTCCACAAAGTTGTGGAGCAAAGCCTGACCATCATCTTGCGTCTCACTCTCTGTTGTACCTTCAGCATCAACAGAAAAGGCCCCTTTCCATTTCTCAAACTCTAGAGcagcggcctcctcctcctttgCTTTCCTTGTTCTAGCTTCTTCTTCCTAGACCAATTAATTAGGTACTCAGCATCACAGTTCGAAACATGACAAAAGAAAAGAACAGAAAGTATTGGCAGCTAGAAGAATCCCTAACCAGTAGTCTCTCCTGTGCCTCACGCTCCTCATCCTTCCTCCTCCTCATTTCCTCATACCGGTCTTGTTTATTCCTCCTAGAATCCCGTGCAGCATCTTCAGCCTTGCAAGCAAAGAGTATTCTTCATGTCATTTTTGGGGCTTTATTTCATATATGAGAGATCAGCACAACATGTAATTGTAATTTGCTTCCTAATTCCGTTTTGACATCAACATCAAACTGGCTATCCATCAATTATGGTAAGTTGGCTTGCGCCAGGCACTGAATGTGTAAACCATGACAAAAGCAGAATGTGCAAACCATAAATAAACAGACAAACTGAATTGGGATTGCAACACACTGAAATACATAGGGTAGATGAACTAAACCTGCCCGTGCAGCTGAAATTGCAGTGGAGGTACCAATCAATGGAACACAGTTCAATAATCTGTAGCTCGCAAGATAAGCACTAGTTGGAACCCACGGCAGGACATAGCATTGTAGTGAGTAACCAACCAACCTGACGCTGCGCCTCCCGCTCTtgccttttcttctccttcttcttcgaGGATCTGGGAACGTCCGGGACCTCCTCGTCGTCGCCCTCCTCATCGTCTTCTGGAACTGCACAGCCGAGAACCGAGGCTAGGGTTAGGACGCACGCACGCAATAGGTGGGGGAAAAAAAACAGGGTTCTGGTACCATCGCGGCTGGTTGATGCGGCAGAAGAGGAGGCTGCTCCCGGCCTCCGACGCATGCGGCGCGCCGCAGCGCGACCGTGCAGCACCTGGTCCTCCTGGAGCGGCTGGGGCGGGAGGCGGTGGTTGTCGGCGGcatcggagcggcggcgccagaggaggagggggaagaTGGCGAAGACCAGGAGCATGCAGAGCACGGCGCCCAAGacgccgcccccgccggcgtCCATCTTCCCGGTCACCGGCGATCTCGCTTCCCAAACCCTCGATTTGATCGGAATCGATTGCCGCAACCGCAATTGATTtggtttttttaaaaaaaaaatttagagagagagagagagacagacaGACAGGGAATCTAATCTGCCATGAGACACGCTCGGAATGTGGTCCGGCCCAGTTGCGTGTTTAGGATAGGAGGCCCAGACCAGCGGCGACGAGCCAATAAGGCCTACTGTTTGGCCCAGCAATGTGGAGCTATATCTTCTGTTTGGTTTTCCATTATTTTTCAGTTTTCTGTACATTTCCTTGATTCTACAGTAATTATTATTGGTACTTTGTTTATGCTCTTATCTGTTTAGAAATACTGTAAGTGCTTTGACCTATTTTGGTCGTGAAGCAGTTGACCATTTGCTACTATAAACCAATGAGGTCACATTCTATGGTAGAATGTGGTTGGAACTATTTTAATTTGTATTTAGGAACACTTTtgctattttttttaaaaaaaagttaGCTTGATGGATGGAGCTAGGCAAGGTAGCTTGGTAGACGATTGATGGAGGAGCTGTGCATGCCAATGGATCGGACGACCTTGCGAGGATGGCGGATCGGATCGTACTAGTGGAGAGCGAGAGCGATGGATGGATGTGTATCCGATCCACCGACGGCCACAAACTGCTAAAGGCAAAAGCTGGATAGATAGATGGATGGATGGACAGATTTGCATTTGCATTGCAAGTCGGTTCGTCGATCAGAAACAGTGCAACAACACCGTATAGATTTGATTCTTCGCTTCCATCTCTTCCTTGAAAACTAGTTTGGCGGCTATAGTCACCTGTCCTGCATGCTGACGGATTTTTGCTGACCATTACAGCAGCAGGAACAGCATTTTTATTTCACTACCAATCGTACCTGTCGGAGAATTTCTCCAaccgggtggcggagtgcacccgctTAATCCTAACTTAGGATGAGTTTGAAGGAAGTCAAGAAATGCTTGATCAAGAGGCGTACGAACACGAGAAGCACACAAagttttagagtggttcaggccgccggagcgtaaaaacTTACGTCCACTGTATGATATATTGCTTGTTTTGGTGAGGAATGGCTAACTATGAATGCCTGTCAACTTCCTTATGTGTATGAACTCTTCTGAGAGTCTGTAAATCTAGTGGCGTGTGTGTAAGACTGAGACTTGTGAGTTCGTGGAGCATGTGGAACCTTGCgttctaacgtgcgcgctctTTCTTTTACAGGCTCAAGGAGAGCGCGTACATAGAGAGGGGTTCCGATAGGTGGACCCGGCGATATATTAAATAATGTACATATCGGAGTCTTTAGTGCCTCAGATCATCCGATCTTCCTCATCAGTCTCCGTGCGTATCCTCCGTCTGGATTTGGTCTTGTGCCGTCCTTGTAGGATCAAGGACACCAGCTAGAGGGAGGTGAATAGACGGTTTTAACTAAAAAATAAAGCACTTAAggaaaatttaattagtacaacAAGAGATTTAAATTTCTAGTCTAAGTCGAACTAAGttaggtttgcaacctagggtgatcaAGCAAAACTAGAATCTAGGAATGTAAATTTGCACAAGAGTAGATGCGATAAATAATTGCAAGGTAAGAACCAATTCTCAAGACACgagaatttatcccgtggtgtcgatgacttgccggtcattcctaatccacgttgagatGGATTCAATGAACTCGATTGCTCCTCTACCAAGTCTTCGCTTAGTCCTTGAGCCAATCGATCAAAGAACCTCTCCAAACCTCGGTTCCACAAGGATGCTATTCACCGCTCCGGTGAGGTGAGCTCAACCTCTCACAAATTTGGCCACAGCACCTTCACAATCTCCTTTTAAGTGCTTGGTGGCTCACAcgatctccaagccgtctaggaggcggcaacctccaagagtaacaagccaacgacgcttgcttggaatcccactagtgcctcaatgatcaacctctttgatgcaatgcactaaacaCTCTCTAACTCATAAGAATGCAATCACTAAGCAATGGTGAGTGAGAGATGAGCGAATGAGAGCTCAACGATATTCTAGTGTCTTTCTCAAGTGCCAAGAGAGCTCTCATGCAGCCAAGGGGTGAGTATATATAGCCTACCAATAAAAACTAGCCGTTTGGAGGAGTTGATGGATTTTCTGCGATAtttgcggacagtccgccagctcCCCCAACGGTCAACTGTTGCAAAAACGGTGtggtcagaactagccgttacagcctaaccggacagtccgccatACAGGACCAGACAGTCCGTGGACGAAACTCTCTGTCTCAGAAACTGGAGATATACCGGACTGTCCGACGGAAGCAACCGAACTGTCCGGGGgtgccggactgtccggttcagGCGTGAAGGGCAGGAAACCTCGCTATGTGTGCATCTTTTCTCACGTGCCATGTCTCTCAAGGTGTGCAATGCAAAGACTCGATCATAGGgcacttagcaaatttttgAGCAACCGAACAtcgacccctcttaatagtacggctaTTTAGCCTAAAACCCGGTCGagttcttctctactcttctttggaccggcaaaaataaaatccctatgttatacctttgccttcAGCTGTTCATTTTGAGTCTCTTCTTAGATCGTTGCGCCATTTTCTTCTTTTCAACTATTCATCTATGGACCATCCTACTCTCATAAAACTCAATGAAACAGTTAGTCAACTTATAGTTATCATTAACTATCAAAACACAATTTAGAGGTCTAGATGCTTTCAGTCCTGTTAGCATAGAGTCTGCTGCCGCTGACATACGTAGAAGGGGGGCGTGTTGTCGCTGTAGAGTCAGCTCCTGCTGACAGGCGATGGGGCTACTCTGACCTGCCGTGTTGTAGCCTTTTCGCATTGTAACTGTGCACACCGTTGCCTTCCTGTAGCAGGTCATAATGACTCCTTGCTCACGCGCGCAGCGCTATGATGTGACCATACGCTCCTCGCCCATGCACGCGGCACTGTAAcatgacgcgccgcctcggtaactagcgggcttaccgtgatgtcagccatacctgcccaacatgtcagagggcagcccatgccctatCTCGGGcgcgcgcaccccaaccacccacatgaaatgcggtagttgggctggcttctcgcagaaggcTGAAATCCCCCGGACACGTGGCGACGCTGGTTTAGCAGGCGCTCCCGCAGGGATATAtagcggcaccggacctcctccctagAGGGATGGGAGGTTCGGGCCCCCTGGCTGGCCCAGGCGCTCAGGCCCTCTGGGGTCCGGCTTCTTCACGTGGAGGCCCAGGACCACCCCACGGTGGTCCGGCCTCGTAACAGCCATTCCTGAGCACTTTTGTCCTTGCGGGCATGTGGAGGCGCCGGACGTGCTAGTGCGTGGAGGAAGATCCGGAGACCGTGCCCTAGCCATCAGACCCAGCCTGTGCATCCTGTTGCCCaacttagtgcgaggttacgggTAACCTCGCTTTTCTCGAGCTGGACACACTGACAGGAGATACCCTGTTTGTATGTATCGACGGTACCCATTATTCAATCAGGAGCTACGGCCTGCTTTCGCTTCCCTGTGCTGTGCATGCCACGCCAGCAGCATCGGAGGCATCAGGCCGGCTCCAAAACCAAGGTCCTTCGTTCGTGAACACGTAGGTACTGCATGCTGCCCCTGCTAGCTTAGAATTTTTTTAACCTTTTcttaattttattttaaaaataacCCACCGAAGAAATATTTTCGGATCTACCTTTTGCGTGTCGGTGACTGTTGCACCACATACATTAGTGTGAAATGGTATGCCAGGTTGAAGCGCGCGGGAGGAAGGTATGCCAAGTTGACGCGCACGGGAGGTTCTGCAGCGCATATTCTATGTGTCACACCACTGCCACCGGCATGACAGTTCAGTCCTGTCATGCCGCCACTCCCGCCGGCAGGACAAGGTCTTACCTTAGAAAAATTATATCTTTTTCATACGAACTCGGAAGAAGGTGTTTTTTATATGAAAATTGTACCTCTCCAcgagatctacgacaacattttagTTCTTATCAAATTATTATTAGTTATTCTATGCTATTCCATCTATCAAATGTTATATAGAATTTTTTTCGTTGAACTACGATGAACATGTCAAGTTGGAGACGATCCCAAGAGGCACAAGTGCTTAATATGCTGTTTAAAGTTTAAATCAATTGTTTAAGCATCTTAGTGTCGATGTTTCAATCATCGACTAGTAATTTGCGCGTGATTCTCGATGGGTCGATGGCTAACAATTGAAAGCAAGGATTTACACTGGTTCGAGCAATTGCCCTACGTCCAGTATGGGGTGGTGTTCTTCGTGTTCCTCACGTTCGAATGCTAGCTTGTTGCTTACAATGGGGCGCTTGCAAGTTATGCGTGTGCGAGTGTGGTCTAACATGTGACTGTGTCCGCCTGTCTGCGAGAAGGTTCGGTTCCGCCTTATATACGTGGTGGGCTGGGCTACATTGCGTGAGAGACGGGGTGTCTCACCCCCCGAGGTTGGAGTTCCGAGGTGAGGTCGACGATCCTACACGTGTCCTGTCCGGACCCGTAACTGAACATGCCCCGCCATTTCCTAAAGTCATGTATTGTCCGCCTGGTCCGTGGCGCCGCATGACATGTCCTCGGTCCTGTTCGCCATCCTGTTATGGGGGATGGCGTCGTCGTCCTTGCGGCACGCCTCTCCAAATACGACGTGGATAGGCCTCTCATCTAGTCAGCGGATCCAACCTCCCTCGCACCAGTCGGGAGGTCGGCGCACCTACTACCGTTACCGCCGGATCTGCGGCTGGGCCCGCTAGCTCGGTGTGCTTGCCTTACCCTATGCCTGGTGGCGGAGGGTGACCCGGTATGGTCCGTCCCGTCGAGCTAATGGAGGGGCCAAGCGGCCGCCGGTTGTGGCCTCATAATGGCCCGTCTGATCGGGGTGCCCCGCCGGTCCTCAGGCTGTAGGCAGCGCCCCTTCCCCGATTATCGGGGGAGGAGCGCGCATGCACGTCGAATCCGGCAGAGTAAATGCCACCTCGCGTCTTCCCTAGGAGATCTTGCGCCCGGGCTCCTCCTGGGATCGGCTTGGGCCTCCCGACCCCAGCGGCGATGTTGCGGGTCAGGAGGGTGCCACGTGTCCCGAGTTCTGCTACTGTGGGGCCATAGCGACTTCCTACGCTGATGGGCTGGCACGACCGCGCCTTGCGTCGTGCTGGGCCGGGCCGCCCAGTGGCATCCGCCTAATCTCTGCTTAGTCTCCTAAAGGCCGTGCTTTGGGGTACCGTGGTACTTAACCTATCACTTAGTGATCTCAAATGAAAAAACTCCAAActataaagttgtagatctcatcGGGAGCtataatttttatataaaaatcatcttcatttgagttcgtataaaaaatatataatttttctaTGGTGAGACCTTGTCGCGCCGGCAGGAGTGGCGTGACAAGCTGGACACATGGAATAGGCGCTGGCAGACCCCTCCCGAGCTGGCAGATCCCTTCCGCGCGCTCCAACATGGCAGATCCCTTCCGCGCGCTCCAACAGCCTGTTTTTATCACGCCACGTGCACTGGCGGGATCAAAAGAGTTAGATCTGAAAATATTTGTTCGAGTtggttatttttaaaattaaattttaaaaaaggttaaaaataaaataaaaatcgcTAGCTTACACCTGTCCAGATATATATCTTGCACTGTCGACCGGCATCTTAATCCATCTGTATTATGTTATTGGGGAAGCAACCTTGTTGTTCATGGACTTAATGTAAGGATGATTCTTCTAGTGTTGCTAGCATTTTCGAGGATGTATGGTCATATATAGCCTTGCTGAGACATCGATCAGCTCTCGCCAATATGTGTTGTATATAGGCTTTCAAAGATCAAGGTCTACGTACTTTGTGTTAGCTTACATTCATTCTTTCAATTGAAGCTTTGACTGGCCGCGAGGTATGCTGGCATTTTTTTTTTCGAGAGGTGTACGTAGTAGTACTGATGAGGGACTTCCGTTTGGTGATGTTTGTTGGGTACTTGGTTCCATAACTCTGGGGATAAAATCTCTATGTCTGACCTTAGCTCGTTGTACATGTCAAAGATTGTTTTTTGTTGCTTCCTTGTTCAAGGTCCTTTTGGAATTTCAAGAATTTGCTCTCTAAGCTGAAAGTCTATGGTCTGACATTTACTACTGGTTGGATCTGTTAGGTTATTAGGGTCTCTAGCCTCTCATTCCCTATCTCTCCATGTAATCCAAGAACCTCTGTTGTTTATCTCAAGTTAATGCAAGAACACCCACTGATCTAACACCTAAAGACCCTAATAACCTAACCTGATCATGGCAACGGTGGCGCGTGGGCATGTCATCTGATCTTTGACGGATGCATTGCTTTTGTAGGACCTATCTCGTAGTCTAAGTTTTGCCTAAGATCAATGAAACTGTTTTTTTTATCTAAAAAAGTGTTgtagacacacacacacactaacACTACAATTTGGTTACCTTGGCACTTTTATTATTTGCCTTGGCAGCAGCCCAATGCAAGGGGATTCGGCATATCCTGTACTTATATATAGTATGGTTCTACAACATTATTTTGCACTGCTTGCATATAGATATCTTTTGCCCTTTGTTTTCTCTGTGGGTTTGTTCCTTGGCGTATTGATCATCAGCATAAGATTTCTGTTCAGAAGCACGTAATATCCAACTATATTCAACTCTGTTTCCGGTTCAATTCCTCTCTAACTCCGTACCATTTCCGACATACATCAAAATTCGTATTCGCATATGCAATATCCACTCTGCTCCGAATTCTACGAAAGAAAATGTATtagaatatgtatatatgttACCCCCTCCGTTTTGGTATTCCTAGATACATAGTCTTTGCTACGTGCAAGGACTAATAATTACTCTAGCAAAACAAGTAGCGGCAATTGTAGGTGATGCACCGTAGGACACCTATGATCTATATCAGGGAAAATTTGTTTGTGTGCCTTTTTCTCGTTAAGGGCATGCATTATATTTTTAGCTATCTATCTATCGATGATATGATGTGCTCCGTAGCCATCCACTAGTTTAGTCGGCCAGCAGCTCTGTCGTCTTATCAATCGCTTTTGAATGATTATTCATAAAAGTGGCAGTGCTGCGACTGAGATCTTTTGCACTCTAGCTAGCCATCACATCTTCTACATGTGTCGGCAGGAGGCACGCATGTGCATCATAGTCGTCGCCATCATGTACATGTGGATCGGATCTTCTTGCAAAACACTTAGCTTCCTTTCAGTTTTATCCCACTCATCAATTACTTTCAGATGGCTCCAATTGCACCGATGTTTTCTCTACCCAGCCTAGCTACTGCTCCTTCTGTTcctattttttatatttttttaccgACTTTAGCTATACACCTCTAGATAAATACTATATCTATATCTAAATATgtagtaaaaattatatatctgtATTTGTTAAAATAATCTACTGTTTGGAATGGAGCGAGTAGCTCATTATTATCATCAGAATTCAGCAACTGATGGTCCATCCGCGTGCAGGTGCAGTACGTGGGAGGAGCTGGTGCGGCAGAGGGGATTGTATGTTCACACTTGAGCGAGCACGACGACGCCAGACAGGGACGGATATCGGACGTCTGCTACGGTGACCAACGAACTAATCAATGGCGACGCGACGCTGGGCCGGACGGGTCGACGACATGCATGTACCCCTCATCATCAGTAGCCCCGGCCCAGGCCAGAGCACGATCTCGAGAGGGATAGATGGATCGATGTCGAGAGATGGAAAGCTGCTGGGAGCAAGAGGAATTAATCATCAAAGATCCTTCGATCATGTAAATAAAGGAGGTAGAGATCGATGGATCAATCGATTGATTAGAGGAGGCGCAGGTCTCAACGTTTGCTGGCGACCCTCCACACATTTCGATCTCCTGCATGCGCTCTATCTGTGAACTCATCTCGATCATCTGATGGCTGACAGGAACCGAGAGAGACAGACAGAGagatcagagagagagagagagagagagagaggaagaaaaaaaaaaggctcCAGCGTCGTCTTCTTCCTTTGGGAGGAGGTCAGGTCAGTGTTCAGGTCCGCCCCAACATAAAAATGCCCTCCACCAACCAGTTCCTAATCTCGCTTGCTCTGGACCCTCAATAATTGGCTCGCCGGCCCATCAGCTTTATATGTTTGTTCGTTAGTGTGCTCATATGTAGAACAGCCAGCAGAGCTCCACCTTGCATTGGATCACCTGCCCAGGCCAGTTCATCTCTCTGCTATCGCCAcaccagctagctagctagctagtagctACCTAACCTATGTGTAGCTTGTGATCGATCGATCAGTGCAGACAACACTCCAAGCCGCTTATTAGCAGCCACCCTACCTAGCTAATAATTCAATTCCCAACCAGGTAACTCTCACTTGTTTCATTTTTCTCACCTCCTTTTATTTCTTCCATCTATTTGCAATCTTCTATATATGTGCATGTATGTTTCTGCATCGTTTTGTCCCTCCCCTTCCATCACCAGGTCATTGGAGATTTAAGTTTTTATTTTGACACACACGGCAGAAACGAGCTAATAcgataaaaaaatatataatcGTGCTACATGCATCTAAGGTATGAGCTGGTTATATATACAGATATCTTTGACTACTGCATGCAGTCATTTTGTTTTTTGTAGTTTGTCTTTGTGTGCTAAAAGAGCAACTTCCATCTGTCATATCTGAGTAGACGGTTCAAGAAATTTGTTGCAACAGCTGATTTATTGGTCACTAGTACTGGTCATGTACCATAAACCCTTTGATTAATAAATGGACTGTTTTCCCAAATCTGCTGGTTGTAGATCCCTCAGAAACGAACGCTCACTTTTTTATATCTTCAGACCTCCTGAAATCTATCGGTCATGCATGTAGTGTTTGTATTTTTAGAGTTTTAGGACCGTCTTAAGCAAGGCAAAAGACCGTTCCAGCGGTTTTACAGCTCAGAAGTGCATCACGCACTACCAGAAAACTTTCAAACCACAGGCTAACATAGCCACACACTGAACTACCAGAAACAAAGACACAAAAAGGAAAAAACATTCTGACCCCAGCAGTGGCCGAAACGACCCCAAGAACTATCTAGTGTTTGTATCGATGGATCTTGCGCTGCTTGTTGCTTGATCGTTCATGGTTACGTTCATCCATCAGTGTTGCACGTCTACCAATCACCATCACCATGTATGATTCAGCTCGTGCGCTACATATAGTCCGTTTGTACTTGGATGGGGAACAAGATCAGAAATGTACAGTAAGAAGACATACATGAGCTAGCTAGCGTGAACAGGAGTTCAGGATATATAAGCTGCAGTGTCGTTACTTAATGATGATCAGGTCAGCGACAGAAGCCCGGCCACACAGAGAGGACAAACAAATGCATAAAGTCACAACTTACAACTAAAAAGTCGGTATGCATGCACATGCTGCACAAAAATCTGAGGCAGCATAATCTACACATTCACCACGTACGTGCTGCGGATTTGCATACGGTTACTATGTCATGTGTCAAATCCATTTCAATTTGGTGTAGTTTTTACTGCATATATTTAGTTTTCTACCATGTACGACTGTCAAAAGGGAGTCAACTAGGATCCATGAATAATCACATGTATCCTAATGGTTTAGTTTAGTTATGATAAGAT is part of the Panicum hallii strain FIL2 chromosome 2, PHallii_v3.1, whole genome shotgun sequence genome and encodes:
- the LOC112880134 gene encoding DDRGK domain-containing protein 1, with the protein product MDAGGGGVLGAVLCMLLVFAIFPLLLWRRRSDAADNHRLPPQPLQEDQVLHGRAAARRMRRRPGAASSSAASTSRDVPEDDEEGDDEEVPDVPRSSKKKEKKRQEREAQRQAEDAARDSRRNKQDRYEEMRRRKDEEREAQERLLEEEARTRKAKEEEAAALEFEKWKGAFSVDAEGTTESETQDDGQALLHNFVEYIKKQKCVPLEDLAAEFRMRTQDCINRIVTLESMDRLSGVMDDRGKFIYISTEEMKAVAEYIRKQGRVSISHLANNSNQFIDLEPKAQYEEESHQDDSAAVDTEP